One genomic segment of Theobroma cacao cultivar B97-61/B2 chromosome 6, Criollo_cocoa_genome_V2, whole genome shotgun sequence includes these proteins:
- the LOC18596098 gene encoding RWD domain-containing protein 1 — MTDYVQEQEMEIEALEAILMDEFKEIHSGESGLSTSNRCFQITLSPQDDDTDQSTTPVQLALIFSHTEKYPDEPPLLNVKSIRGIQTSDLKVVKEKLEQEASENLGMAMIYTLVTSAKEWLSERYGQDADADNAEEEEATKDEVIVPHGEPVTVDTFLAWRERFEAELALERAKLMPESALTAPKEKKLTGRQWFESGRATAKGAAPVNEGSDEEDEEDIDFDDDDFEDDEEDMLEHYLAEKSDSSSHSSKRTA, encoded by the exons ATGACtg ACTATGTACAGGAGCAGGAGATGGAAATTGAAGCACTGGAAGCAATACTAATGGATGAATTCAAAG AAATTCACTCCGGTGAGAGTGGGCTAAGCACTTCGAATAGATGCTTCCAAATAACATTATCTCCTCAG GATGATGACACAGATCAGTCAACCACACCAG TTCAGCTGGCTTTGATTTTCTCGCATACAGAAAAGTATCCAGATGAGCCTCCACTTTTGAATGTAAAAAG TATACGGGGAATACAAACCAGTGACCTGAAAGTTGTGAAAGAAAAGCTTGAACAGGAG GCATCTGAAAACCTTGGAATGGCTATGATTTACACTTTGGTTACATcagccaaggaatggctatctGAAAGATATGGCCAAGATGCTGATGCTGACAATGCTGAAGAAGAAGAGGCAACAAAAGATGAG GTAATTGTACCGCATGGAGAACCTGTTACTGTTGATACATTTTTGGCATGGAGGGAAAGGTTTGAGGCAGAGTTGGCACTAGAGCGAGCCAA GCTAATGCCCGAGTCTGCTCTCACAGCACCCAAGGAAAAGAAGCTCACAGGCAGGCAGTGGTTTGAAAGTGGAAGAGCCACAGCG AAAGGTGCAGCTCCAGTCAATGAAGGATCTGATGAGGAAGACGAGGAAGATATtgattttgatgatgatgattttgaag ATGATGAAGAAGATATGCTTGAGCACTATTTGGCTGAGAAGTCTGATTCATCCTCTCACTCTTCGAAGAGAACTGCCtaa
- the LOC108662451 gene encoding uncharacterized protein LOC108662451 gives MKILSVWLLIFFACSALRVTQGLAIDVPGGLPQHYQPGQFTWKCHQDFPSATLPLSTPWFPFFPLTTTSPSSANRSTPSKQSRPTIEIQPCESHLQDIDACIVDIVTVFWTNKPNVGPACCKAITGMSQDCFYRLIPPSINDYFSPYIKELCSAAPRYA, from the coding sequence atgaaaatattatccGTTTGGTTGCTGATTTTTTTTGCTTGCTCAGCCTTACGGGTAACACAAGGGCTAGCCATTGATGTACCTGGAGGACTACCACAGCATTATCAACCAGGCCAGTTCACATGGAAGTGTCATCAAGACTTCCCTAGCGCCACACTGCCACTCTCGACGCCCTGGTTTCCATTCTTTCCTCTTACCACCACATCTCCATCTTCTGCCAATCGTTCTACTCCTTCTAAGCAATCCAGGCCTACTATTGAAATTCAGCCATGTGAGTCACATTTACAAGATATTGATGCTTGCATTGTAGACATTGTCACTGTGTTTTGGACTAACAAGCCAAATGTTGGACCAGCTTGTTGCAAGGCAATCACTGGGATGAGCCAAGATTGCTTTTATCGCTTGATTCCGCCGTCCATTAATGACTACTTTAGTCCTTACATCAAGGAACTTTGTTCTGCTGCTCCTCGTTATGCATGA
- the LOC18596099 gene encoding NADP-specific glutamate dehydrogenase isoform X1, with amino-acid sequence MLLPGGGLGMNSTMDDMNLIQAQRHLVRDLGEEIDLEIGPGDDDPSFANTPSLIGGPPREPSAEEQDENKQMAMVSQLPNDDQDTSKSQTPKRKKKVVKRWREEWADTYKWAYVDVKEGTARIFCSVCKEYGRKHRRNPYGNEGSRNMQMSALEEHNNSLLHKEALRLQMASKDKIVVDKPIFVKALMSKTAGSIIEAALKRDPHEAEFIQSVQEAVHALERVIAKNSHYVSIMERLLEPERMIVFRVPWVDDRGETHVNRGFRVQFSQALGPCRGGIRFHPTMNLSIAKFLGFEQTLKNALSPYKLGGAAGGSDFDPKGKSDNEIMRFCQSFMNEIYRYFGPDKDLPSEEMGVGIREMGYLFGQYRRLAGHFQGSFTGPRIFWSGSSLRTEATAYGLVFFSQLILAEMNKDIKGLRCVVSGFGKIAMHVLEKLVAVGALPITVSDSKGYLVDEDGFDYMKISFLRDLKAQQRSLRDYSKTYARSKYYDEAKPWNERCDVAFPCGSQNEIDQADAINLVNSGCRILVEGSNMPCTPEAVDVLKKANVLIAPAMAAGSGGVVAGEIELNHECNVMHWSPEDFESKLQEAMKQTFHRALKAANDFGYQKESPEALLHGAVISAFLAIAQAMTDQGCV; translated from the exons ATGTTGCTACCAGGTGGTGGATTAGGGATGAATTCTACGATGGATGATATGAACTTGATTCAGGCACAGAGGCATCTGGTCAGGGATCTTGGTGAGGAGATTGATTTGGAGATTGGACCTGGGGACGATGACCCTTCATTTGCCAACACTCCTTCTCTCATTGGTGGCCCACCACGAGAACCTTCTGCAGAAGAGCAGGATGAAAATAAGCAGATGGCAATGGTCTCTCAACTTCCAAATGATGATCAAGATACGTCAAAGTCACAAACtccaaaaaggaagaagaaggtTGTGAAAAGATGGAGAGAGGAATGGGCTGATACTTACAAGTGGGCGTATGTTGATGTGAAGGAAGGAACAGCAAGGATATTCTGCTCTGTTTGTAAAGAATATGGTAGAAAGCATAGAAGGAATCCTTATGGGAATGAAGGTAGTAGAAATATGCAGATGAGTGCATTGGAAGAGCACAACAACAGTTTGCTTCACAAAGAGGCTCTCCGTCTCCAAATGGCCTCGAAGGATAAGATTGTTGTTGATAAACCCATTTTTGTAAAAG CTCTTATGTCCAAAACGGCTGGATCAATCATTGAAGCTGCACTGAAAAGGGATCCCCATGAGGCTGAGTTCATACAATCTGTACAAGAAGCTGTTCATGctttagagagagtgattgCAAAAAATTCCCA TTATGTCAGCATTATGGAGCGCTTGCTAGAACCTGAGCGTATGATTGTTTTTCGAGTTCCATGGGTGGATGATAGAGGTGAAACACATGTCAATCGAGGCTTCAGGGTACAATTTAGCCAGGCACTGGGTCCATGTAGGGGTGGTATTCGATTTCATCCAACAATGAACTTAAGTATTGCCAaatttcttggttttgaacaG ACATTAAAGAATGCTTTATCACCCTACAAACTAGGAGGTGCCGCAGGTGGAAGTGATTTTGATCCTAAAGGGAAAAGTGATAATGAG ATCATGCGGTTTTGTCAAAGTTTCATGAATGAGATATATCGTTATTTTGGTCCTGACAAG GACCTTCCATCAGAAGAAATGGGAGTTGGTATTCGAGAAATGGGATACCTCTTTGGACAATACAGACGTCTAGCTGGCCATTTTCAG GGAAGTTTTACAGGGCCAAGGATATTTTGGTCAGGTTCTAGCCTTCGGACTGAAGCGACTGCTTATGGGCTG GTTTTCTTCTCCCAGCTCATTCTTGCAGAGATGAATAAAGATATCAAAGGACTGAG ATGTGTTGTAAGCGGTTTTGGAAAGATCGCAATGCATGTTCTGGAAAAGCTTGTTGCCGTTGGTGCTCTTCCCATTACAGTATCAG ATTCAAAAGGATATTTGGTTGATGAGGATGGATTTGATTATatgaaaatatcatttttgaGGGATCTCAAAGCTCAACAAAGAAGTTTGAG AGATTATTCAAAGACTTATGCTCGGTCTAAGTACTATGATGAAGCAAAACCTTggaatgaaaggtgtgatgtTGCATTTCCCTGTGGTTCTCAAAATGAAATTGACCAGGCTGATGCCATTAATTTGGTTAATTCAGGTTGTCGTATACTTGTAGAAG GCTCAAACATGCCTTGCACTCCTGAAGCAGTTGATGTATTGAAAAAAGCTAATGTTCTCATTGCTCCTGCCATGGCCGCTGGTTCTGGAGGG GTTGTTGCAGGAGAAATTGAACTAAACCATGAGTGTAATGTAATGCATTGGTCACCAGAGGATTTTGAATCTAAATTACAG GAAGCAATGAAACAGACATTCCATAGAGCTCTCAAAGCAGCAAATGACTTTGGTTATCAAAAAGAAAGTCCTGA GGCTTTGCTACATGGAGCAGTCATCTCTGCTTTTCTGGCAATTGCTCAAGCCATGACTGATCAAGGATGTGTGTAG
- the LOC18596099 gene encoding NADP-specific glutamate dehydrogenase isoform X2: MLLPGGGLGMNSTMDDMNLIQAQRHLVRDLGEEIDLEIGPGDDDPSFANTPSLIGGPPREPSAEEQDENKQMAMVSQLPNDDQDTSKSQTPKRKKKVVKRWREEWADTYKWAYVDVKEGTARIFCSVCKEYGRKHRRNPYGNEGSRNMQMSALEEHNNSLLHKEALRLQMASKDKIVVDKPIFVKALMSKTAGSIIEAALKRDPHEAEFIQSVQEAVHALERVIAKNSHYVSIMERLLEPERMIVFRVPWVDDRGETHVNRGFRVQFSQALGPCRGGIRFHPTMNLSIAKFLGFEQTLKNALSPYKLGGAAGGSDFDPKGKSDNEIMRFCQSFMNEIYRYFGPDKDLPSEEMGVGIREMGYLFGQYRRLAGHFQVFFSQLILAEMNKDIKGLRCVVSGFGKIAMHVLEKLVAVGALPITVSDSKGYLVDEDGFDYMKISFLRDLKAQQRSLRDYSKTYARSKYYDEAKPWNERCDVAFPCGSQNEIDQADAINLVNSGCRILVEGSNMPCTPEAVDVLKKANVLIAPAMAAGSGGVVAGEIELNHECNVMHWSPEDFESKLQEAMKQTFHRALKAANDFGYQKESPEALLHGAVISAFLAIAQAMTDQGCV; this comes from the exons ATGTTGCTACCAGGTGGTGGATTAGGGATGAATTCTACGATGGATGATATGAACTTGATTCAGGCACAGAGGCATCTGGTCAGGGATCTTGGTGAGGAGATTGATTTGGAGATTGGACCTGGGGACGATGACCCTTCATTTGCCAACACTCCTTCTCTCATTGGTGGCCCACCACGAGAACCTTCTGCAGAAGAGCAGGATGAAAATAAGCAGATGGCAATGGTCTCTCAACTTCCAAATGATGATCAAGATACGTCAAAGTCACAAACtccaaaaaggaagaagaaggtTGTGAAAAGATGGAGAGAGGAATGGGCTGATACTTACAAGTGGGCGTATGTTGATGTGAAGGAAGGAACAGCAAGGATATTCTGCTCTGTTTGTAAAGAATATGGTAGAAAGCATAGAAGGAATCCTTATGGGAATGAAGGTAGTAGAAATATGCAGATGAGTGCATTGGAAGAGCACAACAACAGTTTGCTTCACAAAGAGGCTCTCCGTCTCCAAATGGCCTCGAAGGATAAGATTGTTGTTGATAAACCCATTTTTGTAAAAG CTCTTATGTCCAAAACGGCTGGATCAATCATTGAAGCTGCACTGAAAAGGGATCCCCATGAGGCTGAGTTCATACAATCTGTACAAGAAGCTGTTCATGctttagagagagtgattgCAAAAAATTCCCA TTATGTCAGCATTATGGAGCGCTTGCTAGAACCTGAGCGTATGATTGTTTTTCGAGTTCCATGGGTGGATGATAGAGGTGAAACACATGTCAATCGAGGCTTCAGGGTACAATTTAGCCAGGCACTGGGTCCATGTAGGGGTGGTATTCGATTTCATCCAACAATGAACTTAAGTATTGCCAaatttcttggttttgaacaG ACATTAAAGAATGCTTTATCACCCTACAAACTAGGAGGTGCCGCAGGTGGAAGTGATTTTGATCCTAAAGGGAAAAGTGATAATGAG ATCATGCGGTTTTGTCAAAGTTTCATGAATGAGATATATCGTTATTTTGGTCCTGACAAG GACCTTCCATCAGAAGAAATGGGAGTTGGTATTCGAGAAATGGGATACCTCTTTGGACAATACAGACGTCTAGCTGGCCATTTTCAG GTTTTCTTCTCCCAGCTCATTCTTGCAGAGATGAATAAAGATATCAAAGGACTGAG ATGTGTTGTAAGCGGTTTTGGAAAGATCGCAATGCATGTTCTGGAAAAGCTTGTTGCCGTTGGTGCTCTTCCCATTACAGTATCAG ATTCAAAAGGATATTTGGTTGATGAGGATGGATTTGATTATatgaaaatatcatttttgaGGGATCTCAAAGCTCAACAAAGAAGTTTGAG AGATTATTCAAAGACTTATGCTCGGTCTAAGTACTATGATGAAGCAAAACCTTggaatgaaaggtgtgatgtTGCATTTCCCTGTGGTTCTCAAAATGAAATTGACCAGGCTGATGCCATTAATTTGGTTAATTCAGGTTGTCGTATACTTGTAGAAG GCTCAAACATGCCTTGCACTCCTGAAGCAGTTGATGTATTGAAAAAAGCTAATGTTCTCATTGCTCCTGCCATGGCCGCTGGTTCTGGAGGG GTTGTTGCAGGAGAAATTGAACTAAACCATGAGTGTAATGTAATGCATTGGTCACCAGAGGATTTTGAATCTAAATTACAG GAAGCAATGAAACAGACATTCCATAGAGCTCTCAAAGCAGCAAATGACTTTGGTTATCAAAAAGAAAGTCCTGA GGCTTTGCTACATGGAGCAGTCATCTCTGCTTTTCTGGCAATTGCTCAAGCCATGACTGATCAAGGATGTGTGTAG